Within the Opitutaceae bacterium TAV5 genome, the region TCCGGCGAAGCAGGGCGAGACACCGGCTGGTCTTGGAAGTGTCTGCGAATTTATTCGTGAGATTCTCACACATCAGCTCGACCGGTTCACGCAGAGCTATCGGATCACCACTGCAACCGAGGATATCATTCGCGAAGAGCCGTTAAGATACCTGCGAGCGGACGCGGCAGAGGAAACCCTTTCACTTCCAAGTGCCACCGCAATTCTCGGTTACATGAGGAAGGCGGATGTCAGCAAATTCGCCAAAGGGAGATTCTTCTATTGCCGAGCTAGCGACGAAAACGGTCATCCGTTATCGCTCGATCTTTCTACCGCTCAAGGGGCCGTTCTCATTGGTTGGTCAGGTCCACTCACCGGACCCTTTGTCACTGTCGGCTGGATGGCGCGAGTGATCTCCTGCCGACTGGTGAGCAGGGACATTGTCATCCGGGAGACAACTCTGGAGCCGTCCAGCGGCTCAGTTCACTACCTCATTTTCAAGCTGGCGGATGTTTCGAAATTGAGCCCAAGAGATGTCAGTGGCCTTGTATGTGCTGCGAACACGATCGGCGACGGTGGGAGGTTTCGGACGTTTGAGGCAAAATTATCTGAAGTCTGGCAATCGCCGTCGACTATTAACGCGTTGGTGGGGTGAGGTCAGCCCAGCCACCAAGCCGAGGAGTTCCTCAACGTCCTCCGCGCCAAACTCGACGCCTGCCGCAGCCTCTTCAAGCAGGGCGGCGGCTTCGACTATTCCGCTTACAAAAAGCCCTGCTCGTCCTTGCCGCGAACCATATCCTCGGCCTGCCTGACAGCAAAAAACGTTTCCTCGATCTCGTAACCGCCATCACCCGCGCCTTCGCCCTCTGCGGCACGCTCGCCGAAGCGGAGGTCTGCGCAGGATACTTTCCGTGAAGCTGTCTCCGCATAGCGGCGCCGCCAGCCCTCCCCCCCCTCCTGCCGCCACCTTTTCCGTTCATTGTCCCGGTTTCCCGCTCCCCGATAAAAACCGCTTCGTTTCCTGCATTTTGTGTGTTTCGTGTGTGCCGTGGGCAGAAAGAAAAAACTCAACGACCAACCGTTCGCTTATCACGCCGAGATCGAGCTGGAGATCGCCACGCTGACCAATCTCGGCGTCGGACTCGGCCGCGTGCCGCTGGCGCCCGCCGCCGACGGCGGCGAACAGAAATGGGTCGTCATGGTCCCCTTCGCCCTGCCCGGCGAACGCGTGCGGGCGCGCGTCTTCCGCAACCACAAGAACTACTCCGAAGCCGACCTGCTCGACGTCCTGACGCCCTCGCCCGAACGCGTCGCCACGCCCCCCTGCCCCGTCTTCGGACGCTGCGGCGGCTGCCAGTACCAGAATCTCGACTACGACGCCCAGCTCCGCTGGAAACGCCGCCAGGTCGCCGAACTCCTCCGCCACATGGCCGGCATCGAGGCCGAGGTCTCGTCCGTCATCGGCTCGCCGCGCCAGTACGGCTACCGTTCAAAAATCACCCCGCACTTCAACCTCCCGCGCGACCGTGGCGACCCCGCCGCCGCCGCGACGCTCCCCGTCGGCTTCCTCCGCCAGGGCACGCGCTTCGACATCCTCGATGTGCCTCGCTGCGAAATCGCCACCGAGGCGATCAACGCCCGCCTCCCTGAAGTCCGCGCCGCCACCCGCGCGAAGGTCGCCGCCGGCGACTACCAACGCGGCGCCACGCTCCTGCTGCGCGACGCCTCCGGCGCCGTCACCACCCGCTACGACGACATCGTCACCGAAACCGTCGGCGACCTGCGCCTGCGGTTTCTCGCCCGCGATTTTTTCCAGAACAACCCCTTCATCCTGCCCGCTTTCACCGGCTACGTCCGCGAACAGGCTGCGGCGGGCGGCGCGCGCTTTCTGGTCGATGCCTATTGCGGCAGCGGCCTCTTCGCCCTCACCGCCGCCTCCGCCTTCGAACGCGTGGCCGGCATCGAGATCAGCGAGAGCAGCATCGCCTTTGCCCGGCAAAATGCGGAGCTCAACCGCATTCAAAACGCAACCTTCCAGGCCGGCGACGCCTCGGCGATCTTCGCCGGCCTCGCCTTCCCGGCCGCCGGCACCGCCGTCATCATCGACCCGCCGCGCAAGGGCTGCGACGAACCGTTCCTGCAACAACTTTTCGGATACGGCCCGCGCGCCGTCGTTTACGTGAGCTGTGATCCGGCCACCCAGATGCGCGACCTGCGCCACTTCCTCGCCGCCGGCTACGAACTGACGGCCGTGCAACCCTTTGACCTGTTCCCGCAAACCCGCCACCTCGAATGTGTCATTACCCTCCGGCGGGGCCGGAGGGAGTAGTTGGGAATTGGAAGTTGGAAATGGGTGCCCCGGCAGCCGGAGGTTTCCACCCCGGACATCCCTCACCCGCCAATTACCAACTGCCAACTTCGAACTGCGAACTACCAATTCCCAACTCCGAACTTCCAATTCCCAACTTCAAACTCCCACCTCCATGACCCTCGCCCGGCTCGTCCAGACCGCCGAACACATTGTTGTTTCCACCCGCCGGAAACTCCCCGCCGACATCGCCCGGCTCGCCGAACGCGTGACCGTCCACTTCGATGCGCTGCCCGACGAGGACATGCTGCGCGAGGAAGGTTTCGAGCCCGACATCCTCGGCCTCTTCAGCGGCACCGCCTATAACGAGGAGCTCTCGCAGGATCAGCCGATGCCTCCGCAGATTTTTCTGTATCTGGAAAACCTGTGGGATTTCGCCGAAGGCGACCCGGAAATCTTCCGCGACGAGGTGCGCCTCACCTACCTGCACGAACTCGGCCACTACCTCGGCTGGGACGAAGACGACCTCGCCGCCCGCGGCCTCGACTGATTCCGGTTCACGTTCAAGCCGGAGCTGTTTGCAGAACGTGTTTTGCACCGATACCCGAATACCCGGCGGCCGGGGGATGTCGGGCATCAGCTTGTAGTGAAACATGGATACTGTCGGATATCGGGCCAAGTAGCCCGATAGGCAGCATCTCAGAACTCACAAAGGTAAAACAGCCGACGGCTAGATGTGACGGCTAGATGTTCCTCAGTTTCAAAGTGTAATGTGCTGCCACCGCCATTAATGGCTGTGGTGACTTACCATTCCAGCGTTTTGCCTTGGTAATTAAGGAAAGCGATGCCTCGCTGGTTAAAACGGGTCATCAGCATTTCTGTTACGCCGCGTGTGCTGGTTTCGACATCCAGTAGCGCATCAGGACCACCCATTTCAGTACGTACCCAACCGGGCGCTACCGCCGTCAATGACCAGGGTGCTTGGGGGTTTTCTGCGATGAAGCTGCGCAGTGACTGATTCAGCGCCGATTTACTGGAACGATAAGGTTCCCAACCACCCTGAGTATTCGCCGCAATACTTGCTAGTTCCGATGACATAACGGCGACCACACCATCGGCTCGGACCTTCGGTGACAGGATGCGCACGGCAGACATTGCACCAGCGACATTGGTACGCATTACCGTCAG harbors:
- a CDS encoding SAM-dependent methyltransferase, with the translated sequence MCAVGRKKKLNDQPFAYHAEIELEIATLTNLGVGLGRVPLAPAADGGEQKWVVMVPFALPGERVRARVFRNHKNYSEADLLDVLTPSPERVATPPCPVFGRCGGCQYQNLDYDAQLRWKRRQVAELLRHMAGIEAEVSSVIGSPRQYGYRSKITPHFNLPRDRGDPAAAATLPVGFLRQGTRFDILDVPRCEIATEAINARLPEVRAATRAKVAAGDYQRGATLLLRDASGAVTTRYDDIVTETVGDLRLRFLARDFFQNNPFILPAFTGYVREQAAAGGARFLVDAYCGSGLFALTAASAFERVAGIEISESSIAFARQNAELNRIQNATFQAGDASAIFAGLAFPAAGTAVIIDPPRKGCDEPFLQQLFGYGPRAVVYVSCDPATQMRDLRHFLAAGYELTAVQPFDLFPQTRHLECVITLRRGRRE